From one Holophagales bacterium genomic stretch:
- a CDS encoding PD40 domain-containing protein → MTGERLSHYELLERLGEGGMGVVYKARDARLGRFVAVKVLPPGKASDPERRQRFVQEAKAASALNHPNILTVHEIGVEAGVDFIVTEYVAGQTLARLLPLKGLPPLQALRYAVPIADALAATHAAGIIHRDLKPANVMVTDSGLVKILDFGLARFVDPAPLVDGEETKEILTREGAVLGTCAYMSPEQAEGRGVDPRSDIFSFGAVLYEMVTGQKAFARASPSATIAAVLRDEPKPAREVSGEIPPELDRVISRCLRKDPARRFQSMADLKVTLEELLDGPGSESTTRGVGVGSAWRAVIGATAAVLLVAAVAGAWLVRRRMTDDVEPTRPLPLTSFGGRILWPALSPDGNQVAFAWNGEAQESFDLYVKLVGPGAPVRLTNEPNMESSPAWSPDGRQIAFVRNLAPGRSVLAVIPALGGSERIVAEATSFGSGISWSPDGKWLVAARRDSADRTVALFRVSLGTGEMTQLTWPPADVPGLRDESPALSPDGRTLAYCRARSLINSELRVLALTEDFAPADESVGLTSDIGIATRPAWTPDGKRIVFSVGGYGWTANPALMVIPASGAPGEKARLVIGGEGGEFPTFSRTGSLVFAHPITDLNIWRLPLDGGRPGRPTRLVASTRTDGGPRFSSDGQRIAFTSDRSGTSQVWLCQADGSRQVQLTSMVAGNTSGGSFSPDGERLAIVSNPEGQMDVFLTTPNGRQPLRLTSSPAHDSAPSWSRDGAWVYFGSNREDDYQVWKMKPDPEAVPVRVTREGGHGARESADGRTLYFTKPLREGIWSIWQMPSGGGEETELIHRIARQWYFDVTATGVYYVTTESRGAELRLHRFADGSDTLLLTLEKRPGFGVAACPDDSCVLFSSFDVDATELMYVERFR, encoded by the coding sequence GTGACCGGCGAGCGGCTGTCGCACTACGAGCTCCTGGAGCGGCTCGGCGAGGGGGGCATGGGCGTCGTCTACAAGGCGAGGGACGCCCGGCTCGGCCGATTCGTCGCGGTGAAGGTCCTCCCGCCCGGCAAGGCCTCGGACCCCGAGCGCCGCCAGCGGTTCGTGCAGGAGGCGAAGGCCGCGTCCGCTCTGAACCACCCGAACATCCTCACCGTCCACGAGATCGGCGTGGAGGCGGGCGTCGACTTCATCGTCACCGAGTACGTCGCGGGTCAGACGCTCGCCCGACTCCTTCCGCTGAAAGGTCTCCCGCCGCTTCAGGCCCTCCGTTACGCCGTCCCGATCGCTGACGCCCTCGCTGCGACGCACGCCGCCGGCATCATTCACCGCGACCTGAAGCCCGCGAACGTCATGGTGACCGACTCGGGCCTCGTCAAGATCCTCGACTTCGGCCTCGCGCGGTTCGTCGACCCCGCCCCTCTTGTCGACGGAGAGGAGACGAAGGAGATCCTGACGCGCGAGGGCGCGGTCCTCGGCACGTGCGCCTACATGTCTCCCGAGCAGGCGGAGGGGCGCGGGGTCGACCCACGGTCCGACATCTTCTCGTTCGGGGCCGTCCTCTACGAGATGGTGACGGGGCAGAAGGCGTTCGCCCGCGCATCTCCCTCCGCCACGATCGCCGCGGTCCTGCGCGACGAGCCGAAGCCCGCCCGCGAGGTCTCCGGCGAGATTCCGCCGGAGCTGGACCGTGTCATCTCCCGCTGCCTTCGCAAGGATCCGGCAAGACGGTTCCAGTCGATGGCCGACCTCAAGGTCACCCTCGAAGAGCTGCTGGATGGGCCGGGCTCGGAGTCGACGACGCGCGGTGTCGGGGTCGGATCGGCGTGGCGGGCCGTGATCGGCGCCACCGCCGCGGTCCTTCTCGTCGCGGCCGTCGCGGGGGCCTGGCTCGTCCGCCGCCGGATGACGGACGACGTCGAGCCGACGCGGCCTCTCCCGCTGACGAGCTTCGGCGGGCGGATCCTCTGGCCCGCACTCTCACCCGACGGGAACCAGGTCGCGTTTGCCTGGAACGGCGAGGCGCAGGAGTCCTTCGACCTCTACGTGAAGCTGGTGGGGCCGGGGGCGCCGGTCCGACTGACGAACGAGCCGAACATGGAGAGCTCGCCGGCGTGGTCGCCCGACGGCCGCCAGATCGCGTTCGTCAGGAACCTGGCGCCGGGACGCTCGGTCCTCGCCGTGATACCGGCACTCGGCGGGAGCGAGCGGATCGTTGCCGAGGCCACGTCCTTCGGCTCGGGGATTTCGTGGTCGCCGGACGGGAAGTGGCTCGTGGCGGCCCGTCGCGACTCGGCCGACCGCACGGTTGCCCTGTTCCGCGTGTCTCTGGGCACGGGCGAGATGACGCAGCTCACCTGGCCGCCCGCGGACGTCCCGGGCCTGCGCGACGAGTCGCCCGCCCTCTCTCCGGACGGCCGGACTCTCGCGTATTGCCGCGCCCGGAGCCTGATCAACAGCGAGCTCCGCGTCCTCGCGCTCACCGAGGACTTTGCGCCGGCCGACGAGTCGGTCGGGCTGACGTCGGACATCGGGATCGCCACCCGGCCCGCGTGGACGCCGGACGGGAAGCGGATCGTCTTCTCCGTCGGCGGCTACGGCTGGACCGCGAACCCCGCCCTGATGGTGATCCCGGCGTCCGGCGCTCCCGGCGAGAAGGCCCGGCTCGTCATCGGGGGGGAAGGCGGGGAGTTCCCGACGTTCTCCCGGACCGGAAGTCTCGTCTTCGCTCACCCCATCACCGATCTGAACATCTGGCGCCTTCCGCTCGACGGAGGACGGCCCGGGCGTCCCACCCGGCTCGTCGCCTCCACGAGAACCGACGGCGGACCGCGATTCTCCAGCGACGGGCAGAGGATCGCCTTCACCTCGGACCGTTCGGGAACGAGCCAGGTCTGGCTCTGCCAGGCCGACGGGTCCCGTCAGGTCCAGCTGACCTCGATGGTCGCGGGAAACACCTCGGGGGGGAGCTTTTCCCCCGACGGCGAACGGCTCGCCATCGTCTCGAATCCCGAGGGACAGATGGACGTCTTCCTGACGACGCCGAACGGCCGGCAGCCGCTGCGGCTCACCTCGAGCCCGGCTCACGACAGCGCACCGAGCTGGTCGCGGGACGGCGCGTGGGTCTACTTCGGCTCGAACCGGGAGGACGACTACCAGGTCTGGAAGATGAAGCCCGATCCGGAGGCGGTCCCCGTGCGCGTCACCCGCGAGGGCGGTCACGGGGCACGCGAGTCCGCCGACGGCAGGACCCTCTACTTCACGAAGCCGCTTCGCGAAGGCATCTGGTCGATCTGGCAGATGCCGTCCGGCGGAGGGGAGGAGACCGAGCTCATCCACCGCATCGCGCGCCAGTGGTACTTCGACGTGACGGCCACCGGCGTCTACTACGTCACGACAGAGTCCCGCGGCGCCGAGCTCCGGCTCCACCGGTTCGCGGATGGGAGCGACACGCTCCTGCTCACCCTCGAGAAGCGGCCCGGCTTCGGCGTCGCGGCCTGCCCCGACGACAGCTGCGTCCTCTTCTCGAGCTTCGACGTCGACGCGACCGAGCTGATGTACGTCGAGAGGTTCCGGTAG
- a CDS encoding PD40 domain-containing protein codes for MEKLSHYELVEQLGEGGMGVVYKARDIRLGRFVAVKVLAPGKASDPERRARFIKEARAASALDHPNVLTVHEIGCEDGVDFIVTEYLPGKTLAQLIPKQGLPPREALRYAVPIADALAATHAAGVIHRDLKPANVMVTDAGLVKILDFGLARFVDPAPVTEGEETQEILTKDGAVLGTCAYMSPEQAEGHEVDSRSDVFSFGAVLYEMVTGTKAFARESPSATIAAVLRDDPKPACEISGNVPPELDRVIHRCLRKDPAKRFQSMADLRVALEEIQEESDSAASSRVRAAGPLRRTAFGVAAVLVVASAGIWLARRSDPIEAQPSKPVPLTSFGGRILWPALSPDGNQVAFLWNGDPPGSYDLYVKLVSAGTPVRLTNDPDRKSCPAWSPDGRRIAFLRHPKGKRSVLAVIPALGGDEKAVAEAPAFYSGVSWSPDGESLVVSGRTTEETRPTLLIVSAATGRVTRLLLPPAGAVLDVIWPTVSPDGRSLAFVSSSNVYANDIWVLPLAKDLEPAGEPVQVTHEGWTVAQPTWTPDGKRIVFSVGGQGWSSNPGLMVIPASPAPGEKARRLLGGEWGESPTFSAKGSLAFVRPINDLNIWRLPLENGRPGLPARLVASTRQDGGPNFSPDGKRITFSSDRSGSKKLWLCEADGSRPVQLTTMAAEHVSGSSWSPDGKSILFLSNPDGNLDICLTTPGGLEPRRLTFSPAHDTHPTWSRDGAWIYFSSNREDSRQVWRMTPDADAVPVRVTSCGDAWGAYESADGRSLYVVRQRGRDAWSVWKMPVDGGEGTEIVTDLASHWFVDVTATGIYYLTSALPGGQLRYHRFADGSDTPLLTLEKRSGFGLAACPDDSCVLYTTYDVDTTELMYVERFR; via the coding sequence ATGGAAAAACTGTCTCACTACGAGCTCGTGGAGCAGCTCGGCGAAGGTGGCATGGGCGTCGTCTACAAGGCGCGCGACATCCGCCTCGGCCGCTTCGTCGCGGTGAAGGTCCTCGCGCCCGGGAAGGCGTCCGATCCCGAGCGCCGTGCCCGCTTCATCAAGGAGGCGCGGGCCGCCTCCGCCCTCGACCACCCGAACGTCCTGACCGTCCACGAAATCGGGTGCGAGGACGGCGTCGACTTCATCGTCACCGAGTACCTCCCGGGGAAGACTCTCGCGCAGCTCATTCCGAAGCAGGGCCTCCCGCCGCGCGAGGCTCTCCGTTACGCCGTCCCGATCGCCGACGCCCTCGCGGCGACCCACGCCGCCGGCGTCATCCACCGCGACCTGAAGCCCGCCAACGTCATGGTCACCGACGCGGGCCTCGTCAAGATCCTCGACTTCGGCCTCGCCCGGTTCGTCGACCCCGCGCCCGTGACGGAGGGGGAGGAGACGCAGGAGATTCTGACGAAGGATGGGGCCGTCCTCGGCACCTGCGCCTACATGTCGCCGGAGCAGGCCGAGGGGCACGAGGTCGACTCGCGCTCGGACGTCTTTTCCTTCGGCGCCGTCCTCTACGAGATGGTGACCGGGACGAAGGCCTTCGCCCGCGAGTCGCCCTCCGCCACGATCGCCGCCGTCCTGCGCGACGACCCGAAGCCGGCATGCGAGATCTCCGGCAACGTCCCGCCCGAGCTGGACCGCGTCATCCACCGCTGCCTCCGCAAGGATCCGGCGAAGCGCTTCCAGTCGATGGCCGACCTGAGGGTCGCCCTCGAGGAGATCCAGGAGGAATCGGACTCCGCTGCGTCCTCCCGCGTCCGTGCGGCGGGACCGCTACGGCGGACCGCTTTCGGCGTCGCGGCTGTCCTCGTCGTTGCGTCCGCGGGGATCTGGCTCGCCCGCCGCTCCGACCCGATCGAAGCCCAGCCCTCGAAGCCGGTCCCCCTGACGAGCTTCGGCGGGCGGATCCTCTGGCCCGCCCTCTCGCCCGACGGAAACCAGGTCGCGTTTCTCTGGAACGGCGATCCCCCGGGCTCCTACGACCTCTACGTCAAGCTCGTGAGCGCCGGGACGCCCGTGCGACTGACGAACGACCCGGACCGGAAGAGCTGTCCCGCCTGGTCTCCCGACGGCCGCCGGATCGCGTTCCTCCGCCACCCGAAGGGGAAGCGGTCGGTCCTCGCCGTGATCCCGGCGCTCGGAGGCGACGAGAAGGCCGTTGCCGAGGCCCCGGCCTTCTATTCCGGGGTCTCCTGGTCGCCCGATGGGGAGTCGCTCGTCGTGTCGGGTCGCACGACGGAGGAAACGCGGCCGACGCTCCTCATCGTCTCGGCCGCCACAGGCCGGGTGACGCGACTCCTCCTCCCGCCGGCCGGGGCGGTGCTGGACGTCATCTGGCCGACCGTGTCGCCGGACGGCCGATCGCTCGCGTTCGTCAGCTCGTCCAACGTTTACGCCAACGACATCTGGGTCCTGCCGCTCGCCAAGGACCTCGAGCCGGCCGGCGAGCCCGTCCAGGTGACGCACGAGGGCTGGACCGTCGCGCAACCGACCTGGACCCCCGACGGGAAGCGGATCGTCTTCTCCGTGGGCGGCCAGGGGTGGTCCTCGAATCCCGGACTCATGGTGATCCCCGCCTCCCCGGCTCCGGGCGAGAAGGCGCGACGCCTCCTCGGGGGCGAGTGGGGCGAGTCGCCGACGTTCTCGGCGAAAGGGAGCCTCGCCTTCGTTCGCCCGATCAACGACCTGAACATCTGGCGCCTCCCGCTCGAGAACGGGCGCCCCGGACTCCCCGCACGGCTCGTCGCCTCGACACGCCAGGACGGCGGACCGAACTTCTCGCCGGACGGGAAGCGGATCACCTTCAGCTCGGACCGCTCGGGGAGCAAGAAGCTCTGGCTCTGCGAGGCCGACGGATCCCGCCCGGTCCAGCTCACGACGATGGCCGCGGAGCACGTTTCCGGGAGCAGCTGGTCTCCCGACGGAAAGTCGATCCTGTTTCTCTCGAACCCCGACGGGAACCTCGACATCTGCCTCACGACCCCCGGCGGCCTCGAGCCCCGTCGGCTCACGTTCAGCCCCGCCCACGACACGCATCCGACCTGGTCCCGGGACGGCGCGTGGATCTACTTCAGCTCGAACCGGGAAGACAGTCGTCAGGTCTGGAGGATGACGCCCGACGCTGACGCCGTCCCCGTGCGCGTCACGTCCTGCGGAGACGCCTGGGGCGCCTACGAGTCCGCCGATGGCCGGTCCTTGTACGTCGTCCGGCAGCGCGGCCGCGACGCCTGGTCGGTCTGGAAGATGCCCGTCGACGGCGGGGAGGGGACCGAGATCGTGACCGATCTCGCCTCGCACTGGTTCGTCGACGTGACGGCGACCGGCATCTACTACCTCACGTCGGCGCTCCCGGGAGGCCAGCTCCGGTATCACCGCTTCGCGGACGGAAGCGACACGCCCCTCCTCACGCTCGAGAAGAGGTCCGGCTTCGGCCTAGCGGCCTGCCCCGACGACAGCTGCGTCCTCTACACGACCTACGACGTGGACACGACCGAGCTGATGTACGTCGAGAGGTTCCGGTGA
- a CDS encoding PD40 domain-containing protein has product MERLSHYELVEQLGEGGMGVVYKARDVHLGRFVALKVLPPAKASDPERRQRFVQEAKAASALNHPNILTVHEIGVEAGVDFIVTEYVPGRTLAQLIRRQGLPPREALRYAVQIADALAATHAAGIVHRDLKPANVMVTDSGLVKILDFGIAKLLDPAIVSEGEETFSILTRKGTVLGTCAYMSPEQAEGRSVDPRSDVFSFGAVLYEMVTGRKAFARESASATLAAVLRDEPEPPRRIADAVSPELERVIHRCLRKDPAKRFQSMADLRVALEEMREESNPGPPATGLPPRPGRRAATGVAASLLVLTALGGTWRALRHTAEDAGSGRPVPLTSFTGRILWPALSPDGNHVAFVWTGESQDSFDLYVKLVGPGVPIRLTSDPGTESSPAWSPDGRQIAFLRKLAPGRTILAVMPALGGNERIVAEASSFWGISWSPDGQTLVVSRRGSAERSFALFGISLATGETRQLTRPPAEFPGVGDLSPSLSPDGRSLAFARALSMPNSEIHVLPLTKDLEPAGDPVRLTSDNTSSAQPAWTPDGKRIVFSVGGYGWNASPALKIIPASAGPDGKARNLPGGEDGVYPTFSRTGSLVFARSLTDVNIWRLPLDRGRPGHPSALVVSTRGDLEPRFSADGTRIAFTSDRSGTTQVWLSEADGTKPVQLTSIVAGITSGARWSPDGERIAFLSNPDGHMDVFLTTPNGRRPERLTSSPAHDSAPSWSRDGAWLYFASDREDDFQVWKMRPDPTALPVRVTRGGGFAALESADGRTLYFAKLVAPGIWSVWSMPSGGGEEAQLVSGIPNWGGFDVTGTGLYYTTSALPGAQLRLRRFDDGSDTLLLTLGKRSHFGLAACPDDSCVLFTSYDLDATELMYVESFR; this is encoded by the coding sequence ATGGAAAGACTGTCGCACTACGAGCTCGTGGAGCAGCTCGGTGAAGGTGGCATGGGCGTCGTCTACAAGGCGAGGGACGTCCACCTCGGCCGCTTCGTCGCGCTGAAGGTTCTCCCGCCCGCAAAGGCATCCGACCCCGAGCGGCGCCAGCGCTTCGTCCAGGAGGCGAAAGCCGCCTCTGCGCTCAACCACCCGAACATCCTCACCGTCCACGAGATCGGCGTGGAGGCGGGCGTCGACTTCATCGTCACCGAGTACGTTCCGGGAAGGACGCTCGCGCAGCTCATCCGGCGCCAGGGCCTGCCGCCCCGGGAAGCTCTCCGCTACGCCGTTCAGATCGCCGATGCGCTCGCGGCCACTCACGCCGCCGGCATCGTTCACCGCGACCTGAAGCCCGCAAACGTCATGGTGACCGACTCGGGCCTCGTCAAGATCCTCGACTTCGGCATCGCGAAACTGCTGGATCCCGCGATCGTGTCCGAGGGGGAGGAGACGTTCTCGATCCTGACGCGAAAAGGGACAGTCCTCGGCACGTGCGCCTACATGTCCCCGGAGCAGGCGGAAGGACGCTCGGTCGACCCGCGGTCGGACGTCTTCTCGTTCGGCGCGGTCCTCTACGAGATGGTCACCGGCCGGAAGGCCTTCGCGCGAGAGAGCGCATCGGCGACGCTCGCCGCGGTGCTCCGGGACGAGCCGGAGCCGCCGCGACGGATCGCCGACGCCGTTTCCCCGGAGCTGGAAAGGGTCATCCATCGCTGCCTTCGCAAGGATCCGGCAAAACGGTTCCAGTCCATGGCGGACCTCAGGGTGGCTCTGGAGGAGATGCGGGAGGAGTCGAACCCGGGCCCGCCTGCGACCGGTCTTCCGCCGAGGCCGGGAAGGCGCGCCGCGACCGGCGTCGCCGCCAGCCTCCTGGTTCTCACTGCGCTCGGAGGGACCTGGCGCGCCCTCCGCCACACCGCGGAAGACGCCGGGTCGGGGCGGCCGGTCCCGCTGACGAGCTTCACCGGCCGGATCCTCTGGCCCGCCCTCTCGCCCGACGGGAACCACGTCGCGTTCGTCTGGACCGGCGAGTCCCAGGACTCGTTCGACCTCTACGTAAAGCTCGTCGGTCCGGGAGTTCCGATACGCCTGACGAGCGACCCGGGTACGGAGTCGTCCCCCGCGTGGTCGCCCGACGGCCGTCAGATCGCGTTCCTCCGGAAACTGGCGCCGGGACGCACGATTCTCGCCGTGATGCCGGCGCTCGGCGGAAACGAGAGGATCGTCGCCGAGGCGTCCTCCTTCTGGGGAATCTCGTGGTCGCCGGACGGGCAGACGCTCGTCGTCTCCCGGCGCGGGTCGGCCGAACGCTCCTTCGCCCTGTTCGGCATTTCGCTGGCCACCGGCGAGACGAGGCAACTCACCCGGCCACCCGCCGAGTTCCCGGGAGTCGGGGACCTCTCGCCGAGCCTTTCGCCGGACGGCCGGAGCCTCGCGTTCGCCCGCGCCCTGAGCATGCCCAACAGCGAGATCCACGTCCTCCCGCTCACGAAGGACCTCGAGCCGGCCGGCGATCCGGTCCGGTTGACCTCGGACAACACGAGCTCCGCACAGCCCGCGTGGACCCCGGACGGGAAGCGGATCGTCTTCTCCGTCGGCGGCTACGGGTGGAACGCGAGCCCCGCGCTGAAGATCATCCCGGCCTCCGCCGGCCCCGACGGGAAGGCACGGAATCTCCCCGGAGGGGAAGACGGGGTTTACCCGACGTTCTCCCGGACCGGGAGCCTCGTATTCGCCCGCTCGCTCACCGACGTGAACATCTGGCGCCTCCCGCTGGACCGGGGACGGCCCGGGCACCCGTCTGCTCTCGTCGTCTCCACGAGGGGGGATCTGGAACCGCGATTCTCCGCGGACGGCACGCGGATCGCGTTCACCTCGGACCGCTCGGGCACGACCCAGGTCTGGCTCTCCGAAGCCGACGGAACGAAGCCGGTCCAGCTGACCTCGATCGTCGCGGGGATCACCTCGGGAGCCCGCTGGTCTCCAGACGGCGAACGGATCGCATTCCTCTCCAATCCCGACGGCCACATGGACGTCTTCCTGACCACGCCGAACGGCCGTCGGCCGGAGCGGCTCACGTCGAGCCCGGCGCACGACTCCGCCCCGAGCTGGTCGCGGGACGGCGCCTGGCTCTACTTCGCCTCGGACCGGGAGGACGACTTCCAGGTCTGGAAGATGAGGCCCGACCCGACGGCGCTCCCCGTGCGCGTCACCCGAGGCGGTGGCTTCGCGGCGCTCGAGTCTGCCGACGGAAGGACCCTCTACTTCGCGAAGCTGGTGGCTCCCGGAATCTGGTCCGTCTGGAGCATGCCGTCCGGCGGAGGAGAGGAGGCCCAGCTCGTTTCCGGGATCCCGAACTGGGGGGGATTCGACGTGACCGGCACCGGTCTCTACTACACAACCTCCGCGCTGCCAGGGGCCCAGCTCCGGCTCCGCCGTTTCGACGACGGGAGCGACACGCTGCTCCTCACGCTCGGGAAGAGGTCCCACTTCGGGCTGGCGGCCTGTCCGGACGACAGTTGCGTTCTGTTCACGAGCTACGACCTGGACGCGACGGAGCTGATGTATGTCGAGAGCTTCCGGTAG
- a CDS encoding PD40 domain-containing protein gives MNRLLHYELVEQLGEGGMGVVYKARDTRLGRFVAVKVLAPGKASDPDRRQRFAREARAASALAHPNVLTVHEIGSEDGVDFIVTEYVPGKTLAQLIPPRGLPVREVFRWAVPIADALAATHAAGVIHRDLKPANVMMTDAGLVKILDFGLARFIDPGPMAEGDETEAVLTREGTVFGTCAYMSPEQAEGREVDARSDIFSLGTVLYEMVTGRRAFARDSASATIAAVLRDEPEPAGMVSPGLPPELERVIHRCLRKEPAKRYQSMADLKVALEELRDESESGAPARARAARPRRRAVLAAAAVVLVAAGAGGWLARRPAPEAVESTRPIPLTSFGGRILWPALSPDGNQVAFVWNGETQASFDLYVKLVGPGSPVRLTTDPGTEYSPAWSPDGRQIAFLRHLPSGEWILAVIPALGGPERIVAEAPVFHQGIAWSADGRSLVVAHRGTGDRVSALCRVLIATGEVKALVRPPPELLGLGDFSPALSPDGRTLAFARARTVVSSSLHVLRVTAELGPEGEPVPLTSDLTASSQPAWAPDGKRIVYTEDGFGWSSSPNLMVIPASPSGGQKARRVLGGEGGEFPSLSRNGSLVFARPINDLNLWRLPLKEGRPGRPEPLLSSTRMDGAPALSADGLRLVFTSDRGGSMQLWLASADGSHPVQLTSIVATNTSGGRWSPDGSRLVFTSNPEGNRDVFLTTPNGREPLRLTRGPSHDTSPSWSRDGAWVYFGSNREDGFYVWKMKPEPGALPVRVTRGGGYTLRESADGRTLYVARQMGSGHGNGRWSVWKMPAGGGEETLLIPRLAQPWFFEVTARGIYYLTSELPGGELRFRRFSDGSDTLLLALDKRSGFGLAAASDDSAVLYTVYDVDATELMYVEKFR, from the coding sequence ATGAACAGGCTGTTGCACTACGAGCTCGTCGAGCAGCTCGGCGAGGGAGGAATGGGCGTCGTCTACAAGGCGCGGGATACCCGTCTCGGACGCTTCGTCGCCGTGAAGGTCCTCGCCCCCGGGAAGGCCTCCGATCCGGACCGGCGCCAGCGTTTCGCGCGAGAGGCGCGGGCCGCCTCGGCCCTCGCGCACCCGAACGTCCTCACCGTCCACGAGATCGGGAGCGAGGACGGTGTCGACTTCATCGTCACCGAGTACGTCCCCGGGAAGACGCTCGCACAGCTCATCCCGCCCCGGGGTCTGCCGGTGCGCGAGGTGTTCCGGTGGGCCGTCCCGATCGCCGACGCCCTCGCCGCGACGCACGCCGCGGGAGTCATCCACCGCGACCTGAAACCCGCGAACGTGATGATGACCGACGCCGGCCTCGTCAAAATTCTCGACTTCGGCCTCGCGCGGTTCATCGACCCCGGGCCGATGGCGGAAGGAGACGAGACGGAAGCCGTGCTGACGCGCGAAGGGACCGTCTTCGGCACCTGCGCCTACATGTCGCCCGAGCAGGCCGAGGGGCGCGAGGTGGACGCCCGCTCGGACATCTTCTCTCTCGGGACCGTCCTCTACGAGATGGTGACGGGCCGCAGGGCCTTCGCGCGCGACTCCGCCTCCGCCACGATCGCCGCCGTCCTGCGCGACGAGCCCGAGCCCGCCGGAATGGTCTCCCCCGGCCTCCCGCCCGAGCTGGAGCGCGTGATCCACCGCTGCCTGCGCAAGGAGCCGGCGAAGCGATACCAGTCGATGGCCGACCTGAAGGTCGCGCTCGAGGAGCTGCGGGATGAGTCGGAGAGCGGCGCGCCGGCGCGGGCTCGAGCGGCGCGGCCGCGACGGCGTGCCGTACTCGCCGCCGCCGCCGTCGTCCTCGTCGCGGCCGGCGCGGGGGGATGGCTCGCCCGCCGTCCGGCGCCCGAGGCCGTCGAGTCGACCCGGCCGATACCTCTGACGAGCTTCGGCGGGCGGATCCTCTGGCCCGCCCTCTCACCCGACGGCAACCAGGTCGCCTTCGTCTGGAACGGGGAGACGCAGGCCTCCTTCGACCTCTACGTCAAGCTCGTCGGCCCCGGGTCCCCGGTCCGCCTGACGACCGACCCGGGCACGGAGTACTCCCCCGCCTGGTCGCCCGACGGCCGGCAGATCGCGTTCCTCAGGCACCTGCCGTCGGGAGAGTGGATCCTCGCGGTCATCCCTGCGCTCGGCGGACCCGAGAGGATCGTCGCCGAGGCTCCCGTGTTCCACCAGGGCATCGCGTGGTCGGCGGACGGGCGTTCGCTCGTCGTGGCGCACCGGGGTACGGGGGACCGGGTGTCGGCCCTCTGCAGGGTGTTGATCGCCACGGGAGAAGTGAAGGCGCTGGTCCGGCCGCCTCCGGAGCTCCTCGGGCTGGGGGACTTCTCGCCGGCCCTCTCGCCGGACGGCCGGACCCTCGCGTTCGCCCGCGCCCGGACCGTCGTCTCGAGCTCGCTCCACGTGCTCCGCGTCACGGCGGAGCTCGGGCCGGAGGGCGAGCCCGTCCCGCTGACGTCGGACCTGACCGCATCGTCGCAGCCCGCCTGGGCGCCCGACGGAAAGCGAATCGTCTACACGGAGGACGGCTTCGGGTGGAGCTCGAGCCCGAACCTGATGGTGATCCCCGCTTCCCCCTCCGGGGGGCAGAAGGCGCGGCGCGTTCTCGGAGGAGAGGGCGGGGAGTTTCCGTCCCTCTCCCGCAACGGGAGTCTCGTCTTCGCCCGCCCGATCAACGACCTCAACCTGTGGCGCCTGCCGCTGAAGGAGGGCCGGCCCGGACGTCCCGAGCCGCTCCTCTCCTCGACGCGGATGGACGGGGCGCCCGCCCTCTCGGCGGACGGCCTGAGGCTCGTATTCACCTCCGACCGCGGGGGTTCGATGCAGCTCTGGCTCGCGAGCGCCGACGGCTCCCACCCCGTCCAGCTCACGTCGATCGTCGCGACGAATACCTCGGGAGGCCGGTGGTCTCCCGACGGCAGCCGGCTCGTCTTCACCTCGAATCCCGAAGGGAACAGGGACGTCTTCCTGACGACGCCGAACGGCCGGGAGCCCCTGCGGCTCACCCGGGGTCCCTCGCACGACACGTCGCCGAGCTGGTCGCGCGACGGCGCCTGGGTCTACTTCGGCTCGAACCGGGAGGACGGCTTCTATGTCTGGAAGATGAAGCCCGAGCCCGGCGCCCTACCGGTGCGCGTGACCCGCGGCGGGGGCTACACGTTACGCGAGTCGGCCGATGGCCGGACGCTCTACGTCGCCCGGCAGATGGGCAGCGGACACGGCAACGGACGCTGGTCCGTCTGGAAGATGCCGGCGGGCGGAGGCGAGGAGACCCTGCTGATTCCCCGGCTCGCTCAGCCGTGGTTCTTCGAGGTGACGGCCCGGGGCATCTACTACCTCACCTCCGAGCTCCCCGGCGGCGAGCTCCGCTTCCGTCGCTTCTCGGACGGGAGCGACACGCTCCTCCTCGCGCTCGACAAGCGTTCCGGCTTCGGTCTCGCGGCCGCGTCCGACGACAGCGCCGTCCTCTACACCGTCTACGACGTCGACGCGACCGAGCTTATGTACGTCGAGAAGTTCCGGTAG
- a CDS encoding FHA domain-containing protein: MTEGSLSALVKDLRKALGEDARSPTYVRTVFGYGYAFEGTVHEVAPTSPSSERHVLVWGGNEIRLAEGPNLIGREPPAGIVIAHPSVSREHARIEVAGERALLEDLGSKNGTWRGETRISGRISLADGDELRVGVVRLTYRGPASCRPGETATYG, encoded by the coding sequence GTGACGGAAGGGAGCCTCAGCGCCCTCGTGAAGGACCTCAGGAAGGCGCTCGGCGAGGACGCGCGCTCACCGACGTACGTCCGGACGGTCTTCGGCTACGGCTACGCCTTCGAGGGGACCGTGCACGAGGTCGCGCCGACGTCGCCGTCGTCGGAGCGGCACGTCCTCGTCTGGGGCGGGAACGAGATCCGTCTCGCCGAAGGGCCGAACCTGATCGGGCGGGAGCCTCCGGCCGGGATCGTGATCGCCCACCCGTCGGTCTCGCGCGAGCACGCGAGGATCGAGGTCGCCGGGGAACGCGCCCTTCTCGAGGACCTCGGGAGCAAGAACGGGACGTGGCGCGGCGAGACGCGGATCTCCGGGAGGATCTCGCTCGCGGACGGAGACGAGCTGAGGGTCGGCGTCGTCCGCCTGACGTATCGGGGCCCGGCGTCCTGCCGTCCGGGCGAAACGGCCACGTACGGCTGA